Part of the Halorubrum sp. BV1 genome, CTTCGACGAACGCGGCGTCACCGAGGGATCGGTCCTGAAGAAGGCGCTCGACGTCGAACCGGACGGCCCCGGCAGCGGCCGCAGCGACACCGGGTTCACGTCCGCTCCCGACGAGGTGGACGGCGACTTCGCGTACGAGACGCCCGGGTCGTTCTTCGGTCCCGAGCTCTCCCCGAACTTCCTCCGGGTCGGCGGCGGTGAGAGCAGCTTCAGCGCCCGACCTGGCCTCCCGGACTTCGGGAACAAGCCGACCGGCGTCCTCGCGCGCACCGACGTCGAGAACACCGACGCCGACACGCTCCAGCAGTTCAACCAGGAGATGCTGGACCGCTCGGGCGACACGACCGCCGTCACGAAGCCGGCCGACGAGGTGAACACCGGCGAGATCGAGGCGGTCGTCCCGCCCGGAGCCGAGTTCTCGCCCGTCGGGAGCGGCGGTCTCACCGGCGTCGCTCGCCGCCTCGGAATCGGCTCCGACTTCTACACCGAGGTCGGCGGCCGCCGCGTCCCGCTGCGCCCGGTCGCCCCGAAGGACCGCTCGCCGGACGCAGACGCCCCGGACTCGCCGAACGCTGGAAGCCCCGACGGCAGCGGCAGCGGTAAGCCTCTGGACTACTACGTCCAGAACCCCGAGCAGCCCGTAGACCGGCCTCTCCCGGTCGCTGGTCCCGGTGGTGGGGGCGCAGGTGGCGAGGAAGAGCAGACGTCCTCGCCGGGCACCTTCGACGGCCCCGTGGACGAGCTCGGCGGCTTCGGCGGCTTCTACGACACGCCGCCGACGCAGGCCGGCCCGTCGTCACCGCCGCTGGACGAGTTCGGCCCGACGTCGTCGCAGCCGCCGAGCTCTCCGCCGTCGTCGCAGCCGCCGAGCAGCGGCCCGACGTCGTTCCCCACCTTCGACGAACTCGGGCCGACGTCGCCGCCGGGCAGCCGGCCTGGAGACGGGCCGTCGTCCACGCCGACGTCGCCGCCGCTGGACGAGTTCGGCCCGACGTCACCGCCGAGCTCCCCGCCGTCGTCGCAGCCGCCGAGCGGGGGCATACCGTCCTCGCCGCCGCTGGACGAGTTCGGCCCGACGTCGCCGCCGTCGTCCCCACCGGGAAGCGGTGGCCCGTCGCAGCCGCCGAGCAGCGGGCCGCCGTCCTCGCCGCCGGGATCTCCGCCGCCGTGGTCACCGCCGGGGAGCCCGAGCGGCTCCTCGACGTCGTCGCCGCCGGGGTCGCCCGGCGGGGGAGGCGGGAGCAGCGGGTTCGGCCCGTCACCGTTCGACCCGACGCAGCAGCAGCGCCGCCGCGACTTCGACGACGAACGGAAGAAGGACGAGGAGGAGTTCGCGCCGCCCGCGTACGGCGTCTTCGACGTGGACTTCCAGAACCCCATCGCCAGCGGGGCTCAGGTCCTGTTCGGTGGAGGCGGCGGCTTCGGAAGCGGCTTCGGTGCCCTCGACGAGAGCGGCGGGCTCCAGGACGCCGGCGGCTTCGGTGACGAGCTGTCGCAGGGGGGCATGATCGACGAGACGGGTGGGCTCGCTTCGTTCGGTCAGCCCATCGACGAGACGGGCGGCCTCGACGAGTGGACGCCGTTCTGAACCACCCGCGAAAACGCTCATCCTCTCTTTTCGCGCTCGTAGCCCGGTGAGGAGTGCCATCTTCGGCACGCTACCCCTGGGGTGAGAGGCGGGGAAACCGGGTTGCAGAACGGTGGAATCGGGGGACGCAGGGCTAACCAACGAGTCGTCGGCGAAGAAGGAGGGTGTTGGTTAGAATCGCTCCCCGAGTTCGATGAGCTCCTGCTGGGAGAGCTCTCTCTGTGGGAGCGCGACGTCGGTGACGTCCTCGGGGAGCCGGTGGACGTGGCGCTTCAGGTGTGGCGTCGTGTCCTCGACCTCCGCAGCGGTGAGGAGACGGCAGGACCACACCAGAACCGGCTGGTCGCCGGGTTCGATGTACATCTTCTCGACCTGCTTCACGAGCGCGCCCTCGTCGATCTCGACCGTCTCCCCCGTCCGGTTGGCGAGCAGCCGCGCCTCTTCCCGGTCCGGCGTCACCAGGAACGCGAGCGCGTGCTCGCTGGGGCCCTTCCCCTCCGGGTCGGGATCGACGAGCCACACCGACGGCGGCGACGCGCCGAGCGACGGGAGGCCGGGCCGCCACCGGCTGATGAAGCCGGCGACGTCGTCGAGGAGGCTCACGCTGACCCCCCGTCGTCGGGCCAGTGCCAGACGACGTCTTCGCCGTCGAGCTCCAGGACGCCGTCCCGCTCGGCCTGCTCGTAGGCCGCCATCAGCGGCGTGAACCCGACGCGCTTCCCCGTCTTCGCGGTGAACACCCGCGAGTAGGCGGACAGGAGACGCCGGCGACGCCACCGCGTCCGCAGCTCCTGGAGGCGGTCGCGGAGCGTCACGCGAGACCAGCCTCCTCGAAGGCGTCGTCCACGACCTGCGGCGTCGGGGCGTTCAGGTACGGTTCGATGGCCTGGAAGGAGTCCCAGCCGCCGACCTGCATCACGACGCGCGGGTTCATCTGGCGGTCCACGAGGAGCCGCTGCGCGAACCGACGGCGGAGATCGTGCGAGCTGACGTAGTGGAAGTCCTCGTCGCCGGTCTCCTCTGCCGCCCGCTTCGCGGTCCGCTTCACGACGTCGCGGACGCCGCGCTCGGTGAGCTCGACGAGCGGGTCGCCGGGAGCGACGTCCTCG contains:
- a CDS encoding methyl-accepting chemotaxis protein, with translation MQGIDDTMDRAGDAVDDTVDRAEDTARDTARDVSRGVDRTVDRAEDTVDNTVNDVTSGARNAVDEAQETARDVQRGVDRTVDQATDTADDVASNVSRSAGEVADATRDQVDHATETYGEMGRELQDGDVGAAVDTAVESTGETYDNIARAGDAAAGSTDEWVGSAEVNTEVSDDLTRGGFLSETRDSNEGLLPGEVGWVNLSEEGLRSGAEDINDYKKTFDENEPVTFMGSDAPERVLQGAAGVGVDLLNFPQHAQTLETGAEVAQNAPGEIQEHGFGEVAETATGVGTAIGGAMAREAEANPLEFASGAVFGYATGAAAGRIVGKAGRATRDRVRTAGGTKVDAEGGLAGSDVVRYTETDGAEGQQFPGARDPDTYESDPAKAVQEQADEFTPQQIEGFFDERGVTEGSVLKKALDVEPDGPGSGRSDTGFTSAPDEVDGDFAYETPGSFFGPELSPNFLRVGGGESSFSARPGLPDFGNKPTGVLARTDVENTDADTLQQFNQEMLDRSGDTTAVTKPADEVNTGEIEAVVPPGAEFSPVGSGGLTGVARRLGIGSDFYTEVGGRRVPLRPVAPKDRSPDADAPDSPNAGSPDGSGSGKPLDYYVQNPEQPVDRPLPVAGPGGGGAGGEEEQTSSPGTFDGPVDELGGFGGFYDTPPTQAGPSSPPLDEFGPTSSQPPSSPPSSQPPSSGPTSFPTFDELGPTSPPGSRPGDGPSSTPTSPPLDEFGPTSPPSSPPSSQPPSGGIPSSPPLDEFGPTSPPSSPPGSGGPSQPPSSGPPSSPPGSPPPWSPPGSPSGSSTSSPPGSPGGGGGSSGFGPSPFDPTQQQRRRDFDDERKKDEEEFAPPAYGVFDVDFQNPIASGAQVLFGGGGGFGSGFGALDESGGLQDAGGFGDELSQGGMIDETGGLASFGQPIDETGGLDEWTPF